The Channa argus isolate prfri chromosome 14, Channa argus male v1.0, whole genome shotgun sequence genome includes a window with the following:
- the chrng gene encoding acetylcholine receptor subunit gamma produces MGSASPHALSLFVRVFVISATASAVNLEGKLFKDLMKDYNKNIRPMEKSGEITQVHIKMTLTNLISLNEKEEALTTSVWIEMQWCDYRLRWDQPPRSALYGNITSQLRVPSKSIWLPDIILENNVDGKFEVALYCNALVSPNGCVYWLPPAIYRSACTITVNYFPFDWQNCTMVFRSQTYSANEIELILKEENNHTMEWVDIDPEAFTENGEWVIKHRPAKKVINSQYTKDELEYQEVVFFLIIQRKPLFYIINIIAPCVLFSSLGLLVYYLPAKAGGQKCTMSIACLLGQTVFLFLIAKKVPETSKAVPLIGKYLMFVMSVTTAVVMNCVIVLNVSLRTPNTHKMTDKVRKIFLNILPQLLRMQMQPWTPNNDTTSETVNGRSLETERNDLFLVPCRRRSSMTLIIKAEEYATKTARSELMFARLKERNGLMKSVLEKLHDGLEAGTAEQISASLAKASPELRACVASCKHIAETARQQNNFQNENEEWFLVARVIDRVCFIAMALVFFVGTIGIFLMGHFNQPPSSPFLGDPNKYLPPLINITENRLGTDFLG; encoded by the exons atgGGTTCTGCTTCTCCACACGCTCTGTCACTCTTTGTAAGGGTGTTTGTGATTTCAGCTACAG CATCAGCAGTCAATCTTGAAGGGAAGCTTTTTAAGGATCTGATGAAGGACTACAACAAGAACATTCGACCCATGGAGAAGAGTGGTGAGATCACTCAGGTTCACATCAAGATGACGCTCACCAACCTCATCTCCTTA AATGAAAAGGAGGAGGCCCTGACGACCAGCGTCTGGATAGAAATG CAATGGTGTGACTACAGGCTCAGGTGGGACCAACCACCCAGGTCAGCTCTGTATGGAAACATCACCTCTCAGCTACGTGTCCCCTCCAAGAGCATCTGGCTGCCAGACATAATACTGGAGAACAA TGTTGATGGGAAGTTCGAGGTAGCGCTTTACTGCAACGCACTGGTGTCTCCAAATGGCTGTGTGTATTGGCTGCCTCCTGCCATCTATCGCAGTGCTTGTACCATCACTGTCAACTACTTTCCCTTTGACTGGCAGAACTGCACCATGGTTTTCCG CTCTCAGACGTACAGTGCCAATGAGATTGAACTGATTCTCAAAGAGGAAAATAACCACACAATGGAGTGGGTGGACATTGATCCAGAAGCTTTCACAG aGAATGGAGAGTGGGTCATCAAACACAGGCCTGCCAAAAAGGTGATCAACTCTCAGTACACTAAAGATGAGCTGGAATACCAGGAGGTGgtcttcttcctcatcatccAGAGAAAGCCCCTCTTCtacatcatcaacatcatcGCACCTTGTGTGCTCTTCTCTTCCCTCGGATTACTTGTCTACTACTTACCTGCCAAAG CTGGTGGTCAGAAGTGCACCATGTCTATTGCTTGTCTGCTGGGTCAGACTGTGTTTCTCTTCCTTATAGCCAAGAAGGTTCCAGAGACTTCGAAGGCAGTGCCTCTTATTGGAAA GTATCTCATGTTTGTGATGTCAGTGACCACCGCGGTAGTGATGAACTGTGTGATAGTCCTTAACGTGTCCCTGAGAACACCCAACACTCACAAAATGACGGACAAAGTCCGAAAG ATCTTCCTAAACATCCTGCCTCAGCTGCTAAGGATGCAGATGCAACCATGGACACCAAACAATGACACAACCTCAGAAACTGTAAATGGTAGAAGCCTGGAAACAGAAAGGAACGATTTGTTCCTGGTTCCCTGCCGACGACGTAGCTCCATGACCCTCATCATTAAGGCAGAGGAATATGCAACAAAAACAGCTCGGTCTGAGCTCATGTTTGCCAGACTTAAAGAAAGGAATGGGTTGATGAAGTCAGTATTAGAGAAGCTGC ATGATGGGCTGGAGGCAGGCACAGCTGAGCAGATCAGTGCCAGTCTGGCAAAGGCTTCTCCAGAGCTCAGGGCATGTGTGGCCTCCTGCAAACACATAGCTGAGACTGCAAGGCAACAGAACAACTTCCAAAAT GAGAATGAAGAGTGGTTCCTGGTTGCCCGGGTGATTGACAGGGTCTGCTTCATTGCCATGGCATTGGTGTTTTTTGTCGGCACCATTGGGATTTTCCTGATGGGCCATTTCAACCAGCCCCCCTCCTCACCTTTTCTTGGAGATCCAAACAAGTATCTTCCTCCATTGATAAATATAACTGAAAATAGGCTGGGAACAGACTTCCTGGGATGA
- the eif4e2 gene encoding eukaryotic translation initiation factor 4E type 2 isoform X2 produces MANCYKLLVEGLKDDDSGDHDQDQGSPKDSEKEKIEDEDKEQNTSKKKMVVPGAGEHPLQYNYTFWYSRRTPGRPASTQSYEQNIKQIGSFASVEQFWRFYSHMIRPGDLTGHSDFHLFKEGIKPMWEDDANKMGGKWIIRLRKGLASRCWENLILAMLGEQFMVGEEICGAVVSVRFQEDIISIWNKTASDQATTARIRDTLRRVLNLPPNTIMEYKTHTDSIKYSLGRLPWSGEC; encoded by the exons ATGGCTAACTGTTATAAGCTGCTAGTAGAGGG TCTGAAAGACGATGACAGTGGAGACCACGACCAGGACCAAGGCTCACCCAAAGacagtgaaaaggaaaaaattgaAGACGAGGACAAAGAACAGAACACTTCCAAGAAAAAG ATGGTGGTGCCAGGAGCAGGTGAGCACCCCCTTCAATACAACTACACCTTCTGGTACTCCAGACGCACCCCGGGGAGACCAGCCAGCACTCAGAGCTACGAACAGAACATCAAACAGATTGGCAGCTTTGCCTCA gtggagcagttcTGGCGTTTTTACAGTCACATGATCCGGCCAGGTGACCTGACAGGCCATAGTGATTTTCACCTATTTAAAGAGGGTATTAAACCCATGTGGGAA GATGATGCCAATAAGATGGGTGGGAAGTGGATCATCCGTCTTCGGAAAGGCCTAGCATCCCGGTGCTGGGAGAACCTGATCCTGGCCATGCTTGGGGAGCAATTCATGGTTGGTGAAGAGATCTGTGGGGCTGTGGTGTCAGTACGCTTCCAG GAGGACATAATCTCCATCTGGAACAAAACTGCCAGTGACCAGGCAACGACCGCCCGCATCAGAGACACCCTGCGTAGAGTGCTGAATCTACCTCCCAACACCATCATGGAgtacaagacacacacagacagcattaAGTAT AGCCTGGGAAGACTTCCATGGTCTGGTGAATGCTAG
- the eif4e2 gene encoding eukaryotic translation initiation factor 4E type 2 isoform X1 produces the protein MANCYKLLVEGLKDDDSGDHDQDQGSPKDSEKEKIEDEDKEQNTSKKKMVVPGAGEHPLQYNYTFWYSRRTPGRPASTQSYEQNIKQIGSFASVEQFWRFYSHMIRPGDLTGHSDFHLFKEGIKPMWEDDANKMGGKWIIRLRKGLASRCWENLILAMLGEQFMVGEEICGAVVSVRFQEDIISIWNKTASDQATTARIRDTLRRVLNLPPNTIMEYKTHTDSIKAWEDFHGLVNASGGR, from the exons ATGGCTAACTGTTATAAGCTGCTAGTAGAGGG TCTGAAAGACGATGACAGTGGAGACCACGACCAGGACCAAGGCTCACCCAAAGacagtgaaaaggaaaaaattgaAGACGAGGACAAAGAACAGAACACTTCCAAGAAAAAG ATGGTGGTGCCAGGAGCAGGTGAGCACCCCCTTCAATACAACTACACCTTCTGGTACTCCAGACGCACCCCGGGGAGACCAGCCAGCACTCAGAGCTACGAACAGAACATCAAACAGATTGGCAGCTTTGCCTCA gtggagcagttcTGGCGTTTTTACAGTCACATGATCCGGCCAGGTGACCTGACAGGCCATAGTGATTTTCACCTATTTAAAGAGGGTATTAAACCCATGTGGGAA GATGATGCCAATAAGATGGGTGGGAAGTGGATCATCCGTCTTCGGAAAGGCCTAGCATCCCGGTGCTGGGAGAACCTGATCCTGGCCATGCTTGGGGAGCAATTCATGGTTGGTGAAGAGATCTGTGGGGCTGTGGTGTCAGTACGCTTCCAG GAGGACATAATCTCCATCTGGAACAAAACTGCCAGTGACCAGGCAACGACCGCCCGCATCAGAGACACCCTGCGTAGAGTGCTGAATCTACCTCCCAACACCATCATGGAgtacaagacacacacagacagcattaA AGCCTGGGAAGACTTCCATGGTCTGGTGAATGCTAGTGGTGGACGTTAG
- the capn10 gene encoding calpain-10 isoform X1 — MCGGEALFEDLDFPSDESSLFSDCSTPISRLQGDITWRRPQEICQSPALFPDNINQAHAKQGLLGDCWFLCASSFLLKNKHLLNKVFPPDQPQWGDSRYRGSFQFCFWQQGLWTKVVIDDRLPCINSTLCFSRCHSPTAFWVALLEKAYAKLYGSYERLWAGQVSEALVDLTGGLAEHWSLGEFGLEEENPEQDRRRRLDLNLVYPVKDECALSCSTHSSPRGASEVVQYHALTVIEWLDVRKVSGSEVRLLRIRNPWGRCCWGGTWVGSGAGWSSVDLNCASDLQARVAEGEFWLDEAEFMSQFDDVTVGYPINEEGHLKSIYTGDLLTHSHQLAGRWIKGHSAGGNRNSSCYGTNPKFWLKVCEKGEVLVSLLQHRKWRNMEKYAQTPLEDSKNTKHQHYQAIALHMWKVEKKRFNLSRMLNKPPCASTHCHTYEREVVLHRQLEPGYYLLIPSTYQPGAEARFLVRVFSSSSTSLSIQKSPAPSLPLTTDGEWETIYFQGSWLEGTTAGGSRNFLSHWQNPCFPFTVCNDPDITSGLNVKITLQQCRPETDLHPIGFHIYKLSEGVSAQTLPRDEDPVASCVPHCYIQDVSLSCCLPPGAYTIVPSTYQPDCSANFTLSLSRRIHRKVVKSQEKLGRAIQEVSHISVMQS, encoded by the exons ATGTGTGGAGGCGAGGCTCTGTTTGAGGACCTGGACTTCCCCTCTGACGAAAGTTCCCTGTTCTCCGACTGCTCCACGCCCATCTCCAGGCTGCAGGGTGACATCACCTGGCGACGTCCACAG GAGATCTGCCAGTCACCAGCACTTTTCCCTGACAATATCAACCAGGCTCATGCTAAACAAGGCTTATTAGGAGACTGCTGGTTTCTTTGTGCCTCCAGCTTCTTGCTCAAGAACAAACACCTCCTGAACAAG GTGTTTCCCCCAGACCAGCCACAGTGGGGTGACAGCAGGTACAGAGGCTctttccagttttgtttttggcagCAAGGACTTTGGACAAAGGTGGTCATTGATGACCGCCTGCCCTGTATTAATTCCACCCTCTGCTTCTCACGCTGCCACTCCCCCACTGCCTTCTGGGTAGCCCTTTTGGAGAAGGCCTATGCCAA GCTTTATGGCTCATATGAGCGACTGTGGGCAGGACAGGTGTCCGAGGCCCTTGTGGACCTGACCGGTGGTCTGGCAGAACACTGGAGCCTGGGAGAATTTGGTTTAGAGGAGGAAAACCCAGAACAGGACAGGAGGAGAAGGCTGGACCTGAATCTTGTGTACCCGGTAAAAGATGAGTGTGCACTCAGCTGCTCCACTCACAGCAGCCCTAGAG GTGCCAGTGAGGTGGTTCAGTACCATGCTCTGACTGTCATTGAGTGGTTGGATGTGAGGAAAGTGTCAGGGAGTGAAGTACGGCTCCTCAGGATCAGAAACCCCTGGGGCAGATGCTGCTGGGGAGGTACCTGGGTAGGGAG TGGTGCTGGTTGGAGCTCTGTCGACCTTAATTGTGCTTCAGACCTACAAGCCAGGGTGGCTGAGGGCGAGTTCTGGTTGGATGAAGCTGAATTCATGTCCCAGTTTGATGATGTCACGGTAGGATACCCCATTAATGAGGAAGGACACCTAAAGAGCATCTACACCG GTGATCTGTTGACACACAGCCATCAGCTGGCTGGCCGGTGGATAAAAGGGCACTCTGCTGGTGGTAACCGAAACAGCAGCTGCTATGGTACTAACCCAAAGTTTTGGCTCAAAGTGTGTGAGAAAGGAGAGGTACTCGTTTCTCTGCTGCAGCatagaaaatggagaaacatggaaaaatatgCACAAACGCCTCTTGAGGACAGCAAGAACACAAAGCACCAGCACTACCAGGCTATCGCTCTACACATGTGGAAG GTGGAGAAGAAGCGTTTTAATCTGAGCCGGATGTTGAATAAACCTCCTTGTGCTTCTACGCACTGCCACACGTATGAAAGAGAGGTTGTTCTCCACAGGCAGCTGGAGCCTGGATACTATCTGCTGATCCCCAGTACGTACCAGCCAGGGGCAGAAGCCCGATTTCTCGTCAGggttttttcctcctcttccacaTCCCTCAG TATCCAGAAAAGCCCAGCACCTTCACTGCCATTAACAACAGATGGAGAGTGGGAGACCATTTACTTCCAGGGCTCGTGGCTAGAGGGAACAACAGCCGGAGGAAGCAGGAACTTTCTCTCTCACTGGCAGAACCCCTGCTTCCCTTTTACAGTGTGTAATGACCCAGACATTACATCAGGACTTAATGTCAAGATTACACTACAGCAGTGCCGCCCAGAGACAGATCTGCACCCTATTGGCTTCCACATTTATAAG TTATCAGAAGGGGTATCTGCACAGACATTACCTAGGGATGAGGATCCTGTAGCCAGTTGTGTCCCTCATTGTTACATCCAGGACGTCAGTCTGTCCTGCTGTCTTCCTCCGGGAGCCTACACCATAGTGCCATCCACTTATCAGCCCGACTGCTCGGCAAACTTCACCCTCAGCCTGTCTCGGAGAATACACAG AAAAGTGGTAAAAAGCCAAGAGAAATTGGGAAGAGCCATTCAGGAG GTTTCTCATATCTCTGTGATGCAAAGCTAG
- the ccl20a.3 gene encoding C-C motif chemokine 20a.3 — MVSGSPSVMVITLLTVCLLATHTSAVYPECCRRYMTVKLPFGAIKGYSVQTVREMCPINAIIFHTKKGKACTNPALDWVMDYVNRVRNKAQMVHLKTSNAH, encoded by the exons atggtATCAGGCAGTCCCTCTGTGATGGTGATTACACTGCTCACAGTTTGTCTGCTGGCAACACACACTTCTGCAG TGTATCCTGAATGCTGCCGAAGATACATGACAGTCAAATTACCATTTGGGGCAATCAAAGGGTACTCagtccagactgtcagagagaTGTGTCCTATCAATGCCATCAT CTTCCACACAAAGAAGGGTAAAGCCTGCACGAATCCAGCTTTGGACTGGGTGATGGACTATGTCAACCGTGTAAG GAATAAGGCACAAATGGTGCATCTGAAGACCTCAAATGCACATTAg
- the capn10 gene encoding calpain-10 isoform X2, giving the protein MCGGEALFEDLDFPSDESSLFSDCSTPISRLQGDITWRRPQEICQSPALFPDNINQAHAKQGLLGDCWFLCASSFLLKNKHLLNKVFPPDQPQWGDSRYRGSFQFCFWQQGLWTKVVIDDRLPCINSTLCFSRCHSPTAFWVALLEKAYAKLYGSYERLWAGQVSEALVDLTGGLAEHWSLGEFGLEEENPEQDRRRRLDLNLVYPVKDECALSCSTHSSPRGASEVVQYHALTVIEWLDVRKVSGSEVRLLRIRNPWGRCCWGGTWVGSGAGWSSVDLNCASDLQARVAEGEFWLDEAEFMSQFDDVTVGYPINEEGHLKSIYTGDLLTHSHQLAGRWIKGHSAGGNRNSSCYGTNPKFWLKVCEKGEVLVSLLQHRKWRNMEKYAQTPLEDSKNTKHQHYQAIALHMWKVEKKRFNLSRMLNKPPCASTHCHTYEREVVLHRQLEPGYYLLIPSTYQPGAEARFLVRVFSSSSTSLSIQKSPAPSLPLTTDGEWETIYFQGSWLEGTTAGGSRNFLSHWQNPCFPFTVCNDPDITSGLNVKITLQQCRPETDLHPIGFHIYKDFRISGPEQYCIKQFSYQKGYLHRHYLGMRIL; this is encoded by the exons ATGTGTGGAGGCGAGGCTCTGTTTGAGGACCTGGACTTCCCCTCTGACGAAAGTTCCCTGTTCTCCGACTGCTCCACGCCCATCTCCAGGCTGCAGGGTGACATCACCTGGCGACGTCCACAG GAGATCTGCCAGTCACCAGCACTTTTCCCTGACAATATCAACCAGGCTCATGCTAAACAAGGCTTATTAGGAGACTGCTGGTTTCTTTGTGCCTCCAGCTTCTTGCTCAAGAACAAACACCTCCTGAACAAG GTGTTTCCCCCAGACCAGCCACAGTGGGGTGACAGCAGGTACAGAGGCTctttccagttttgtttttggcagCAAGGACTTTGGACAAAGGTGGTCATTGATGACCGCCTGCCCTGTATTAATTCCACCCTCTGCTTCTCACGCTGCCACTCCCCCACTGCCTTCTGGGTAGCCCTTTTGGAGAAGGCCTATGCCAA GCTTTATGGCTCATATGAGCGACTGTGGGCAGGACAGGTGTCCGAGGCCCTTGTGGACCTGACCGGTGGTCTGGCAGAACACTGGAGCCTGGGAGAATTTGGTTTAGAGGAGGAAAACCCAGAACAGGACAGGAGGAGAAGGCTGGACCTGAATCTTGTGTACCCGGTAAAAGATGAGTGTGCACTCAGCTGCTCCACTCACAGCAGCCCTAGAG GTGCCAGTGAGGTGGTTCAGTACCATGCTCTGACTGTCATTGAGTGGTTGGATGTGAGGAAAGTGTCAGGGAGTGAAGTACGGCTCCTCAGGATCAGAAACCCCTGGGGCAGATGCTGCTGGGGAGGTACCTGGGTAGGGAG TGGTGCTGGTTGGAGCTCTGTCGACCTTAATTGTGCTTCAGACCTACAAGCCAGGGTGGCTGAGGGCGAGTTCTGGTTGGATGAAGCTGAATTCATGTCCCAGTTTGATGATGTCACGGTAGGATACCCCATTAATGAGGAAGGACACCTAAAGAGCATCTACACCG GTGATCTGTTGACACACAGCCATCAGCTGGCTGGCCGGTGGATAAAAGGGCACTCTGCTGGTGGTAACCGAAACAGCAGCTGCTATGGTACTAACCCAAAGTTTTGGCTCAAAGTGTGTGAGAAAGGAGAGGTACTCGTTTCTCTGCTGCAGCatagaaaatggagaaacatggaaaaatatgCACAAACGCCTCTTGAGGACAGCAAGAACACAAAGCACCAGCACTACCAGGCTATCGCTCTACACATGTGGAAG GTGGAGAAGAAGCGTTTTAATCTGAGCCGGATGTTGAATAAACCTCCTTGTGCTTCTACGCACTGCCACACGTATGAAAGAGAGGTTGTTCTCCACAGGCAGCTGGAGCCTGGATACTATCTGCTGATCCCCAGTACGTACCAGCCAGGGGCAGAAGCCCGATTTCTCGTCAGggttttttcctcctcttccacaTCCCTCAG TATCCAGAAAAGCCCAGCACCTTCACTGCCATTAACAACAGATGGAGAGTGGGAGACCATTTACTTCCAGGGCTCGTGGCTAGAGGGAACAACAGCCGGAGGAAGCAGGAACTTTCTCTCTCACTGGCAGAACCCCTGCTTCCCTTTTACAGTGTGTAATGACCCAGACATTACATCAGGACTTAATGTCAAGATTACACTACAGCAGTGCCGCCCAGAGACAGATCTGCACCCTATTGGCTTCCACATTTATAAG GACTTTCGTATCTCTGGGCCAGAGCAGTACTGCATAAAACAATTTAG TTATCAGAAGGGGTATCTGCACAGACATTACCTAGGGATGAGGATCCTGTAG
- the eif4e2 gene encoding eukaryotic translation initiation factor 4E type 2 isoform X3, whose translation MNNKFDALKDDDSGDHDQDQGSPKDSEKEKIEDEDKEQNTSKKKMVVPGAGEHPLQYNYTFWYSRRTPGRPASTQSYEQNIKQIGSFASVEQFWRFYSHMIRPGDLTGHSDFHLFKEGIKPMWEDDANKMGGKWIIRLRKGLASRCWENLILAMLGEQFMVGEEICGAVVSVRFQEDIISIWNKTASDQATTARIRDTLRRVLNLPPNTIMEYKTHTDSIKAWEDFHGLVNASGGR comes from the exons ATGAACAACAAATTTGACGC TCTGAAAGACGATGACAGTGGAGACCACGACCAGGACCAAGGCTCACCCAAAGacagtgaaaaggaaaaaattgaAGACGAGGACAAAGAACAGAACACTTCCAAGAAAAAG ATGGTGGTGCCAGGAGCAGGTGAGCACCCCCTTCAATACAACTACACCTTCTGGTACTCCAGACGCACCCCGGGGAGACCAGCCAGCACTCAGAGCTACGAACAGAACATCAAACAGATTGGCAGCTTTGCCTCA gtggagcagttcTGGCGTTTTTACAGTCACATGATCCGGCCAGGTGACCTGACAGGCCATAGTGATTTTCACCTATTTAAAGAGGGTATTAAACCCATGTGGGAA GATGATGCCAATAAGATGGGTGGGAAGTGGATCATCCGTCTTCGGAAAGGCCTAGCATCCCGGTGCTGGGAGAACCTGATCCTGGCCATGCTTGGGGAGCAATTCATGGTTGGTGAAGAGATCTGTGGGGCTGTGGTGTCAGTACGCTTCCAG GAGGACATAATCTCCATCTGGAACAAAACTGCCAGTGACCAGGCAACGACCGCCCGCATCAGAGACACCCTGCGTAGAGTGCTGAATCTACCTCCCAACACCATCATGGAgtacaagacacacacagacagcattaA AGCCTGGGAAGACTTCCATGGTCTGGTGAATGCTAGTGGTGGACGTTAG